In Agrobacterium vitis, one genomic interval encodes:
- the asnB gene encoding asparagine synthase (glutamine-hydrolyzing), with product MCGIAGSYAPDGACNPQGPDEIVAMLARIGHRGPDEAGYYRDDRCTLGMVRLSILDLASGQQPMASPSQRYWCCFNGEIYNYVELRQELQSLHGMQFRTDGDTEVLLRAWEAWGAACLPRLNGAFAFAIYDRETKALVLARDRFGKRPLFWAKTNGRYVFASEIKAFLGCSGISFETDPAHFAAILASWTPSPDQTGWKGIETLPIGGWMEIAANGTVKSGRYTTLDFKPRQEFSSMADAAEAVRAALIRAVTIRMRSDVPVGLYLSGGLDSTIIAAILADLPKAEPISSYSIGFEDEGLDEGPFQDLASKRFGTRHTTVRASHRDICNAFAQAVYHAEVPVFRTAFVPMFLLSQRVQSDGIKTILSGEGSDEVFLGYDLFRETMLRESWAGLDTETRRMRVSRLNPYLKHFANAPGAGMVGLYDQFATERLPGLFSHEIRYQNGNLSLRLLADRALAARALNPLMTAAAQAPGFVDMTAVEKAQWLEFNTLLPGYLLSTQGERMGMAHGVENRCPFLDPNVVAMAGSVNLKHDDGWTEKAVLKHAFPELPEEIRTRHKHPYRAADSKSFVLERPDYLEMVLSAQELGRSGLIDTRFAERLVTKIMTQPSDRISVSENQAFVSLLSFQMLQHQYVRREGLPAVSQAYLRERLTVSIEERLAA from the coding sequence ATGTGTGGTATCGCCGGATCATATGCACCCGATGGAGCTTGTAATCCTCAAGGCCCCGATGAGATCGTGGCCATGCTGGCCCGCATCGGCCATCGTGGCCCTGACGAGGCCGGGTATTATCGGGACGACCGCTGCACCCTTGGCATGGTGCGGTTGAGTATTCTCGATCTTGCCTCGGGCCAGCAACCAATGGCCAGCCCCTCTCAGCGCTATTGGTGCTGCTTTAACGGTGAAATCTACAATTACGTCGAACTGCGGCAGGAATTGCAGTCACTGCATGGCATGCAGTTCCGCACGGATGGTGATACGGAAGTGCTGCTGCGTGCATGGGAAGCGTGGGGGGCCGCATGCCTGCCGCGGCTGAACGGTGCTTTTGCCTTTGCCATCTATGACCGCGAAACGAAGGCTCTGGTTTTGGCACGCGATCGGTTCGGAAAACGACCGCTGTTTTGGGCGAAGACGAACGGACGCTATGTTTTCGCTTCGGAAATCAAGGCTTTCCTGGGGTGCAGTGGTATCAGTTTTGAAACGGATCCCGCGCATTTCGCCGCCATTTTGGCGAGCTGGACCCCATCGCCCGACCAGACCGGCTGGAAAGGTATAGAAACCCTGCCCATTGGTGGCTGGATGGAAATCGCTGCCAATGGAACGGTCAAGTCAGGGCGCTATACCACGCTGGACTTCAAGCCACGGCAAGAGTTCTCATCGATGGCCGATGCCGCAGAAGCGGTTCGCGCTGCCCTGATCCGCGCCGTGACCATCCGTATGCGCAGTGATGTGCCGGTGGGGCTCTATCTGTCAGGCGGACTGGACAGTACGATCATCGCGGCTATTTTGGCTGATTTGCCCAAGGCTGAACCCATATCCTCCTATTCCATCGGGTTTGAGGACGAGGGGCTTGACGAAGGCCCGTTCCAGGACCTTGCCAGCAAACGTTTCGGCACGCGCCATACAACAGTGCGCGCAAGCCACCGCGACATCTGCAATGCTTTTGCGCAGGCGGTCTATCATGCCGAGGTACCGGTGTTCCGCACGGCGTTTGTGCCGATGTTCCTTTTGTCGCAACGGGTGCAGTCCGATGGCATCAAGACTATTCTGAGCGGCGAGGGCTCGGACGAGGTTTTCCTTGGCTATGATCTGTTCCGGGAAACCATGCTGCGGGAAAGCTGGGCCGGGCTGGACACGGAAACCCGCAGGATGCGGGTGTCGCGGCTTAATCCTTATCTCAAGCATTTCGCCAACGCGCCCGGCGCGGGCATGGTGGGGCTGTACGACCAGTTTGCAACCGAGCGGCTGCCGGGGCTGTTTTCACACGAAATCCGCTATCAAAATGGCAATTTGTCCCTGCGTCTCCTCGCTGACCGCGCGCTTGCGGCGCGTGCGCTGAACCCTTTGATGACTGCGGCGGCGCAAGCTCCCGGATTTGTGGACATGACCGCCGTTGAAAAGGCGCAATGGCTGGAATTCAACACTTTGCTTCCGGGATATCTTCTGTCCACGCAGGGGGAAAGAATGGGAATGGCACATGGTGTCGAAAACCGCTGCCCATTTCTCGATCCCAATGTCGTGGCCATGGCCGGCTCGGTGAATCTCAAACATGATGACGGTTGGACGGAAAAAGCTGTGCTGAAACATGCCTTTCCTGAACTGCCGGAGGAGATCCGCACCCGTCACAAACATCCCTACCGTGCCGCAGACAGCAAATCCTTTGTGCTGGAGCGACCAGACTATCTGGAAATGGTGTTGTCCGCCCAAGAGCTCGGTCGATCGGGACTGATCGACACGCGCTTTGCCGAACGTCTGGTCACCAAGATCATGACGCAGCCTAGTGACCGTATCAGCGTCAGCGAAAACCAGGCGTTTGTCTCACTTCTCAGTTTCCAGATGTTGCAGCATCAATATGTCCGGCGCGAAGGCCTGCCTGCCGTTTCGCAAGCGTATCTGCGAGAGCGCCTCACGGTCAGTATCGAAGAAAGGCTGGCCGCATGA
- a CDS encoding phosphopantetheine-binding protein, producing the protein MDTVAPRIAKYIEEQFLVIFGEDFDVDTNLFEAGIMDSFGYVQLLGFLQSEFQLTLEDDEFLTNVMSSLRRMAVAASAKLVQQQER; encoded by the coding sequence ATGGATACCGTTGCGCCGCGGATAGCAAAATATATCGAAGAGCAGTTTCTCGTTATTTTCGGCGAGGATTTCGATGTCGATACCAATCTCTTTGAAGCAGGCATCATGGACAGTTTCGGCTATGTCCAACTGCTCGGTTTTCTACAGTCAGAGTTCCAGCTCACGCTGGAAGATGATGAATTCCTGACCAATGTGATGTCCAGCCTGCGGCGCATGGCGGTCGCTGCGTCAGCCAAATTGGTGCAGCAACAGGAGAGATGA
- the fabD gene encoding ACP S-malonyltransferase: protein MKNIPAEITSQTAQGTAFLFPGQGVQYFQMGAELFRNDPVFRDILLRLDGALVADGNQSVLERLYAENIGRDALCEDLCFTHPALLMVELGLALRLQAGGTRPDICLAVSLGEFAAAAFAGVLPPEEMLCCIAKTARIIQNGCAAGRMMTVLGPISAVDGLIGVEFVGEQADNQFIIAGPEGAIDAAGHKLRADGHLVVTPPIARAFHTTAMDAVAADVAAVFANRHYRSPQVPLISAMTGRIIAAPDAAHFARVGRGQINFRMAVQTLESLGKVFRLIDVGPSGSLATLAARSLRAAQEWPQERILSPFAAGQSELDRLKALDEVSMKNLEQIPSSQRGGRWGKAVVFAGQGSQVTGMGEEHFSRFPDLVASADRILGYSIADVCHENPSGKLGNTRYAQPLIFCVNALAWQHHVANHGMPDVLAGHSLGEMNALHAAGVMDFETALGIVKKRAELMAEAPAGAMSAVLGLNRPRLEQIIDNAGFDQVDIANLNTPGQIVISGDADQIRAAAGIIQAEGAKACIPLPVSGAFHSRLMRKAEAAFAEYLSVFRFAPPLVPVVSNVTARPYSAINIGGQIAGLLSRSVDWVGSVGHMLDMGVRDFVELAPKPVLTQMIAEIRRTHVAAMPGPLVVPSLAPEIAILAPSAVPIVQKTGSGLGAETLGSAAFRAVHGVRYSHICGGMVHGIASVDWVVACANAGILSFFGTGGLSSERVESALADLTARIPQRQPFGVNLLSGSNEAANVALFLRYGIRTIEASAFIKMTPELVRYRLLGLSRDALSPGGVAIGNRVVAKLSRPEVARIFLLPAPDQIVQSLLAKGDITSEMAELAKRIPMADDICVEADSGGHTDQGNATVLIPAICRLRDAVQAEMSYARPVRIGAGGGIGTPDAAASALVLGAEFTVTGSINQCTQEAGTSTLVKQMLAEAEVQDTAYAPAGDMFEIGAQVQVLRRGVLFPARANRLFDLYMHHDRIEDIDNQTRDQIETRYFQRGFDQVWQDCLAYWPPAAIERALSVPKQKMAYIFRWYFGLSGRLALQGAAERKVDFQIHCGPAMGAFNQWVAGTSLADWQNRTVVAVNSQLLTATADRIERAIRDFSRT from the coding sequence ATGAAGAATATTCCGGCCGAGATCACGTCTCAGACAGCGCAAGGAACGGCTTTTCTCTTTCCGGGGCAGGGTGTCCAGTACTTCCAGATGGGTGCCGAACTGTTCCGAAACGATCCCGTCTTCCGTGATATACTCTTGCGGTTGGACGGCGCACTGGTTGCTGACGGAAATCAATCTGTTCTGGAGCGGCTTTACGCGGAAAACATCGGGCGGGACGCGCTGTGCGAAGACCTGTGTTTTACCCACCCAGCGCTGTTGATGGTGGAATTGGGACTGGCCCTTCGGCTGCAAGCGGGTGGAACCCGGCCAGACATTTGCCTTGCCGTCTCCCTGGGCGAATTTGCGGCAGCCGCGTTCGCAGGCGTCCTGCCGCCCGAGGAAATGCTGTGCTGCATCGCCAAAACCGCCCGCATCATTCAGAACGGGTGTGCTGCTGGACGGATGATGACCGTCCTTGGGCCGATATCGGCAGTGGATGGCCTCATCGGCGTGGAATTCGTTGGAGAGCAAGCAGACAATCAATTTATTATTGCAGGCCCAGAAGGTGCTATAGACGCGGCTGGACACAAGCTGCGGGCCGATGGACATCTGGTGGTCACGCCCCCGATCGCAAGGGCCTTCCACACCACTGCTATGGACGCCGTCGCTGCTGACGTTGCTGCGGTTTTTGCCAATCGTCACTACCGATCTCCGCAAGTGCCGCTGATTTCGGCCATGACCGGCAGGATCATCGCTGCGCCCGATGCCGCCCATTTCGCCCGCGTCGGGCGCGGGCAGATCAATTTCCGTATGGCTGTACAAACGCTGGAGTCGCTGGGCAAGGTTTTCCGTCTCATCGATGTCGGGCCTTCGGGCAGCCTTGCCACCTTGGCGGCACGGTCGTTGCGCGCGGCGCAAGAGTGGCCGCAAGAGCGTATCCTTTCACCGTTCGCGGCGGGTCAGAGCGAACTGGACCGCCTCAAGGCGCTGGACGAGGTGAGCATGAAAAACCTTGAACAAATCCCTTCTTCGCAGCGGGGTGGTCGATGGGGTAAGGCGGTGGTCTTTGCGGGGCAGGGGTCGCAGGTCACCGGAATGGGCGAGGAACACTTCTCGCGGTTTCCGGATCTGGTGGCCAGTGCTGACCGCATTCTCGGCTATTCCATTGCCGATGTCTGCCATGAAAACCCGTCGGGTAAACTGGGCAATACGCGTTACGCCCAGCCTTTGATTTTTTGCGTCAATGCGCTGGCGTGGCAACACCATGTTGCAAATCACGGCATGCCCGATGTTCTGGCCGGGCACTCGCTTGGCGAGATGAACGCGCTCCATGCGGCGGGCGTCATGGATTTCGAGACTGCGCTTGGCATCGTCAAGAAGCGAGCCGAACTGATGGCAGAGGCTCCTGCCGGTGCGATGTCTGCGGTCCTCGGACTGAATCGTCCCCGCCTTGAACAGATTATCGACAATGCAGGTTTCGATCAGGTCGATATCGCCAACCTGAACACGCCCGGGCAGATTGTGATTTCCGGCGATGCGGATCAGATCCGCGCGGCGGCGGGGATCATTCAGGCTGAAGGTGCAAAGGCTTGCATTCCCCTGCCGGTCAGCGGCGCGTTCCATTCACGGCTGATGCGCAAGGCGGAAGCAGCTTTTGCCGAATATTTGTCCGTTTTCCGGTTCGCCCCGCCCTTGGTGCCGGTGGTGTCGAATGTGACGGCGCGTCCGTATTCCGCAATCAATATCGGTGGCCAGATCGCCGGTCTGCTGTCGCGATCCGTTGATTGGGTTGGGTCCGTTGGGCATATGCTGGATATGGGCGTGCGCGACTTTGTCGAGCTTGCTCCGAAGCCGGTTCTGACGCAAATGATCGCGGAGATCCGCCGCACGCATGTTGCGGCCATGCCGGGACCGCTTGTTGTACCGTCACTTGCACCCGAAATTGCAATCCTTGCACCGTCCGCCGTGCCAATCGTGCAAAAGACTGGCAGTGGCCTGGGAGCGGAAACGCTGGGCTCGGCGGCATTCCGTGCCGTTCATGGTGTTCGGTATTCTCATATTTGTGGCGGCATGGTGCATGGCATTGCCAGTGTGGATTGGGTTGTTGCCTGCGCGAATGCGGGCATTCTGTCCTTCTTTGGAACGGGAGGTTTGTCGTCGGAACGGGTTGAGTCCGCCCTGGCCGATCTGACAGCACGTATCCCGCAACGCCAGCCTTTTGGTGTGAACCTGTTGAGCGGATCGAACGAGGCCGCCAATGTGGCTTTGTTCCTGCGGTATGGCATTCGGACGATTGAGGCTTCCGCCTTTATCAAAATGACTCCCGAACTGGTACGCTACCGCTTGCTGGGGCTTTCACGCGACGCGCTTTCACCGGGAGGTGTCGCTATCGGCAACCGCGTCGTGGCAAAATTGTCCCGCCCCGAGGTGGCCCGGATCTTTCTCCTGCCAGCACCGGATCAGATTGTTCAATCGCTGCTGGCCAAGGGAGATATTACGTCTGAAATGGCGGAATTGGCCAAAAGGATTCCAATGGCCGACGATATCTGCGTCGAGGCCGATTCTGGCGGTCATACCGATCAGGGAAATGCAACGGTCCTGATCCCGGCGATCTGCCGTTTGCGGGATGCCGTGCAGGCGGAAATGAGCTATGCACGCCCAGTGCGTATTGGTGCGGGTGGCGGCATTGGCACTCCCGATGCCGCAGCCTCGGCACTGGTTCTTGGGGCCGAGTTCACCGTGACCGGATCCATCAACCAATGCACGCAGGAAGCGGGTACGAGCACGCTGGTCAAGCAAATGCTGGCCGAGGCCGAAGTTCAAGATACAGCCTATGCACCCGCTGGCGATATGTTTGAAATCGGCGCGCAGGTGCAAGTCTTGCGGCGGGGCGTGCTGTTTCCGGCGCGCGCCAACCGGCTTTTCGATCTCTACATGCATCATGATCGGATCGAGGATATCGATAATCAGACCCGCGACCAGATCGAAACACGCTATTTCCAGCGTGGTTTCGATCAGGTCTGGCAGGATTGCCTGGCCTATTGGCCGCCTGCGGCCATCGAACGTGCGCTGTCGGTGCCCAAACAGAAGATGGCCTACATTTTTCGCTGGTATTTCGGCCTGTCGGGGCGGTTGGCCCTGCAAGGTGCGGCAGAGCGGAAAGTCGATTTTCAGATCCACTGCGGCCCCGCCATGGGCGCGTTCAACCAGTGGGTTGCGGGTACAAGCCTGGCCGATTGGCAAAACCGCACAGTTGTTGCGGTCAATTCACAGCTTCTGACGGCAACCGCCGACAGGATCGAACGTGCAATCCGAGATTTTTCAAGGACTTAA
- a CDS encoding MDR/zinc-dependent alcohol dehydrogenase-like family protein, which translates to MPLFIYFFGIEKVPTKLFLVKSPDSMALDYRVLPLLRVKIEYARLNFRDPVTASGILLHRTENRNRYDSLRNCFRTRFIHNLVPTFRSDALGAAPEGHVPGNEGANGLPEGMSGAVTGRFAATYFVRSGHKVQTMTRDPTRADVLSERRVASVGNVPDAAAFSADTFGAEIFDAAFNVTGGLVNWLDRHLRTGGTLALAGFSTRNNVQINALAVFLRLLRLIGVNAGLRAVEKMQALSAVSKVLLPGDYDRIAYLGQPQDVTRPLRGFGESSGCGRILAGLR; encoded by the coding sequence TTGCCTTTATTTATTTATTTTTTTGGGATTGAAAAAGTGCCAACCAAGCTCTTTCTCGTGAAAAGCCCGGATTCTATGGCTCTGGATTATAGGGTACTGCCCTTGCTTCGGGTCAAGATTGAATATGCCAGGTTGAACTTTCGCGACCCCGTGACGGCATCCGGAATATTATTGCATCGGACCGAAAATAGGAATCGCTACGATTCTCTAAGAAATTGTTTTCGCACCAGATTTATCCACAATCTGGTTCCCACTTTTCGGTCCGATGCTCTAGGCGCGGCTCCAGAAGGACACGTTCCCGGCAATGAAGGTGCGAATGGTTTGCCTGAGGGCATGTCCGGGGCCGTCACCGGACGATTTGCCGCCACCTATTTTGTACGCAGCGGGCATAAGGTTCAAACCATGACCCGTGATCCCACTCGGGCGGATGTCCTTTCAGAACGTAGGGTTGCGTCGGTTGGGAATGTGCCGGATGCAGCCGCGTTTTCCGCAGACACGTTTGGTGCGGAAATCTTTGACGCGGCCTTCAATGTGACTGGGGGGCTGGTGAACTGGCTTGACCGTCATTTGCGCACGGGTGGGACGCTTGCGCTTGCCGGATTCAGCACGCGGAACAATGTGCAGATTAACGCGCTTGCAGTGTTTCTAAGGCTGCTTCGGCTAATTGGCGTCAATGCCGGGCTCAGGGCCGTGGAAAAGATGCAAGCGTTAAGCGCGGTGTCGAAGGTTTTGTTGCCTGGTGATTATGATCGGATCGCCTATCTGGGGCAGCCACAGGATGTTACGCGGCCTTTGCGCGGTTTCGGTGAGAGTTCCGGTTGTGGTAGGATACTGGCGGGCCTGAGATGA
- a CDS encoding IS481 family transposase has translation MGQVLHGRATTTEAIRRAIQNSQESLRALSKRYGINPKTVAKWKKRTSVADLATGPKEPHSTVLSLEEEAVIVAFRRHTLLPLDDCLYALQPTIPHLTRSSLHRCLQRHDISRLPEVEGDKEPKKKFKSYPIGYFHIDIAEVQTAEGKLYLFVAIDRTSKFAFVELYAKAGKMNAAQFLRNLVKAVPYAIHTVLTDNGIQFTNRACDLYAFHHIFDRVCDENGIEHRLTKLKHPWTNGQVERMNRTIKEATVKRFYYDDHDQLKRHLADFIDAYNFGRRLKTLKGLTPYEFICKRWTLEPDRFIIDPIHQMPGLNT, from the coding sequence ATGGGCCAGGTTCTACACGGTCGCGCCACAACGACAGAGGCAATCCGTCGAGCAATACAAAATAGTCAAGAGAGCCTGAGAGCGCTCTCAAAGCGGTATGGGATCAACCCGAAGACCGTTGCCAAGTGGAAGAAGCGCACATCGGTTGCCGATTTGGCGACCGGGCCGAAGGAACCGCATTCGACAGTCTTGAGCCTCGAGGAGGAGGCCGTGATTGTCGCCTTCCGCAGGCACACGCTTCTACCTTTGGATGATTGCCTTTATGCCCTTCAGCCAACAATCCCGCATCTGACGCGCTCGTCCTTACATCGATGCCTACAGCGCCATGACATTTCACGACTGCCGGAAGTCGAGGGCGACAAGGAGCCAAAAAAGAAGTTCAAGAGTTACCCCATTGGCTACTTTCACATCGATATCGCTGAAGTCCAGACCGCTGAGGGCAAGCTCTATCTGTTTGTGGCCATTGATAGAACGTCCAAGTTTGCCTTCGTCGAGCTTTACGCCAAAGCCGGAAAGATGAATGCAGCCCAATTCCTGCGCAATCTGGTCAAGGCTGTGCCCTATGCCATCCATACGGTTCTGACGGACAACGGCATTCAGTTCACCAATCGGGCCTGCGATCTCTACGCCTTCCATCACATCTTCGACCGGGTCTGTGACGAGAACGGCATTGAGCATCGTCTGACCAAGCTGAAGCACCCATGGACCAATGGGCAGGTCGAGCGGATGAACCGGACGATCAAGGAAGCGACCGTCAAGCGTTTCTACTACGACGATCACGACCAACTCAAAAGGCATCTCGCCGACTTCATTGATGCCTATAATTTCGGGCGAAGGCTCAAGACCCTAAAAGGCCTCACGCCCTACGAATTCATTTGTAAACGATGGACTTTGGAGCCGGATCGTTTCATCATTGATCCGATCCATCAAATGCCGGGACTAAACACCTAG